The following proteins are encoded in a genomic region of Archocentrus centrarchus isolate MPI-CPG fArcCen1 unplaced genomic scaffold, fArcCen1 scaffold_24_ctg1, whole genome shotgun sequence:
- the ecsit gene encoding evolutionarily conserved signaling intermediate in Toll pathway, mitochondrial — MKSSRRLLQLFGHAGRPGPPVLWPRPPAAPAGNGALLRPQRQGLRHFHSSPACTKSQPARFVNNEEDKTRQKSLVTHDDLFEQLAKEAKTKATFNKVIDFYTKGDIRRRGHVEFIYAALKKMPEFGVEKDLAVYNKLLDVFPKEVFVPRNFIQRMFNHYPRQQECGVQLLEQLENFGIMPNIETKVLLVRIFGEKSHPMRKYQRIMYWFPKFKHINPFPLPTQLPEDPVDLARFSLTRIANDLDAKVTVYQLPCTDITESGAEVTLPHIVGIQSPSQTEQLARHNPQRPVFVEGPFPLWLRKTCVHYYVLRADPTPPEEKVEEPSDPERCLSYPLQLDLDLDLDLGDDESFDVEDLDEGPVFAMCMTSQGDQATLNQWISGLQQSNPILGQIPTLFRLDTGPRELRGVADAEIQREEPNPGEEDEATVEEEPRRSQGVK, encoded by the exons ATGAAGAGCAGCCGCCGCCTGCTGCAGCTGTTCGGACACGCCGGGAGGCCGGGGCCGCCGGTGCTGTGGCCTcgtcctcctgctgctcctgccgGGAACGGCGCTCTGCTCCGGCCGCAGCGCCAG GGGCTGAGGCATTTCCACAGCAGCCCAGCGTGTACCAAGAGCCAGCCTGCACGGTTTGTTAACAACGAGGAGGACAAGACGAGGCAGAAGTCTCTGGTCACCCATGATGATCTGTTTGAGCAGTTGGCTAAAGAGGCCAAAACCAAGGCCACGTTTAACAAAGTGATAGACTTCTACACCAAGGGAGACATAAGGCGGCGAGGTCATGTGGAGTTTATCTACGCTGCTCTGAAGAAGATGCCGGAGTTCGGCGTGGAGAAAGACCTCGCTGTCTACAACAAGCTGCTGGACGTTTTTCCCAAAGAGGTATTTGTGCCCCGAAACTTTATCCAGCGAATGTTCAACCACTATCCCCGTCAGCAGGAGTGTGGAGTGCAGCTACTGGAGCAGCTGGAGAATTTTG GTATCATGCCCAACATTGAGACCAAAGTGCTGCTGGTCCGGATCTTTGGAGAAAAGAGCCACCCTATGAGAAAGTACCAGCGTATCATGTACTGGTTCCCTAAGTTCAAGCACATAAACCCCTTTCCTTTGCCCACGCAACTGCCTGAAGACCCAGTGGACCTGGCACGCTTCAGCCTCACTCGCATCGCAAATGACCTTGATGCAAAGGTTACCGTCTACCAG CTGCCCTGTACAGACATCACAGAGAGCGGGGCTGAGGTCACACTTCCACATATAGTAG GGATCCAGAGCCCCAGCCAGACGGAGCAGCTAGCCAGACACAACCCTCAGAGGCCGGTGTTTGTGGAGGGCCCCTTCCCTTTGTGGCTGAGAAAGACATGTGTTCACTACTACGTCCTCAGAGCTGACCCCACCCCGCCTGAAGAGAAG GTTGAAGAGCCCTCTGACCCAGAGAGGTGTTTGAGCTATCCTCTGCAGCTGGACCTGGATTTGGACCTCGACTTGGGAGACGACGAGAGCTTCGATGTGGAAGACT tggATGAAGGTCCAGTCTTTGCCATGTGTATGACCAGCCAGGGAGACCAGGCTACCCTCAATCAGTGGATCTCTGGCCTCCAACAGAGTAACCCCATCCTGGGTCAGATCCCCACCCTGTTCCGCCTGGACACCGGACCCCGGGAGCTGCGAGGCGTGGCCGACGCCGAGATCCAAAGAGAAGAGCCGAACCCTGGGGAAGAAGATGAGGCTACAGTGGAAGAGGAGCCCAGGAGAAGCCAGGGCGTGAAGTAG